Proteins co-encoded in one Populus trichocarpa isolate Nisqually-1 chromosome 10, P.trichocarpa_v4.1, whole genome shotgun sequence genomic window:
- the LOC7474454 gene encoding peroxisomal nicotinamide adenine dinucleotide carrier, whose translation MSDALINGLAGAGGGIIAQLITYPLQSVNTRQQTERDVKKAKRKHGTLEQMCQVVKNEGWGRLYSGLAPSIVGTACSQGVYYYFYQIFRDRAEAIARENKRNGIGDGSVGMLSSLMVAALAGCTNVLLTNPIWVVVTRMQTHTKNSNKSQPGHSSIAPDEKALDPIECPPYGTGHAIQELYDEAGIQGFWKGVFPTLIMVSNPSMQFMLYETMLKKLKRKRALVKQGDTGVTALEIFLLGALAKLGATVVTYPLLVVKSRLQAKQTTTGDKRHNYEGTLDAILKMIRYEGLHGFYKGMSTKIVQSVLAAAVLFMIKEELVRGARMLLTKGGTSTRRTRPA comes from the exons ATGTCGGACGCCTTGATCAATGGACTCGCCGGAGCTGGCGGTGGGATCATAGCTCAGCTTATCACTTATCCTCTTCAAAGT GTAAATACTCGGCAACAAACGGAGCGTGATGTGAAAAAGGCGAAGAGGAAACATGGAACCCTTGAGCAAATGTGTCAG GTAGTTAAGAACGAAGGATGGGGACGATTGTATAGCGGATTAGCGCCATCGATTGTAGGTACAGCTTGTTCTCAG GGTGTTTACTATTATTTCTATCAAATATTCAGGGATAGAGCTGAAGCTATAGCTCGTGAAAATAAGAGGAATGGAATTGGTGATGGATCAGTTGGGATGTTATCATCGCTTATGGTGGCTGCCTTAGCTGG GTGTACAAATGTGCTGTTGACGAACCCCATATGGGTAGTTGTTACACGTATGCAG ACTCATACGAAGAACTCAAATAAGTCTCAGCCAGGTCACTCATCCATTGCCCCAGATGAAAAAGCATTAGATCCAATAGAGTGTCCTCCTTATGGAACTGGCCATGCG ATTCAAGAACTCTATGATGAAGCTGGAATTCAGGGCTTTTGGAAAGGTGTATTCCCAACATTAATCATG GTCAGCAACCCTTCAATGCAATTCATGTTGTATGAAACCATGTTGAAGAAGCTGAAGAGAAAGCGTGCCTTGGTTAAGCAGGGTGACACTGGAGTCACTGCTTTGGAG ATATTTCTTCTTGGAGCTTTAGCAAAGCTTGGAGCTACTGTTGTAACATATCCTCTTCTAGTGGTAAAG TCAAGACTTCAAGCAAAGCAAACTACAACTGGGGACAAAAGACATAATTATGAAG GTACATTGGATGCGATCCTCAAGATGATTCGCTATGAAGGGCTCCATGGGTTTTATAAAGGCATGAGCACGAAAATTGTACAAAGTGTTCTTGCAGCTGCTGTTCTGTTCATGATCAAGGAAGAACTTGTCAGGGGTGCTCGAATGTTGCTCACTAAGGGTGGCACTAGTACACGGAGAACAAGGCCTGCCTGA
- the LOC7490345 gene encoding signal peptidase complex subunit 2-like, with protein MQEKKTEMANKKPKKANLLDHHSIKHILDESVSEIVTSRGYEEDVRMSNIRLFFGTIIIVIALFAQFYNKKFPQNREFLIGCIVLYIVFNGLLQLIIHLKEKNAILVTYPPKGSFTSTGLVVSSKLPRFSDEYTLTIASADPKSISAGKPVQFTKSVTQCFTKDGVLVEGLFWKDVEALINDYAAEPKKSK; from the exons atgcaagaaaagaaaacggaAATGGCAAACAAGAAACCTAAGAAGGCAAATCTCTTAGATCACCACTCAATCAAGCACATTCTTGACGAATCCGTCTCCGAG ATTGTTACGAGTCGTGGATACGAAGAAGATGTGAGGATGAGCAATATAAGGTTGTTTTTTGGGACGATTATTATAGTGATTGCTCTCTTTGCTCAGTTCTACAACAAGAAGTTCCCTCAGAATCGGGAATTTTTGATCGGATGCATCgtttt GTATATAGTCTTCAATGGATTGTTGCAGCTGATCATCCACTTAAAAGAGAAGAATGCTATCTTAGTTACTTATCCTCCCAAG GGATCTTTCACCAGCACTGGTTTAGTGGTCTCTTCAAAATTGCCAAGATTTTCTGATGAGTACACGCTTACCATAGCTAGTGCAGATCCTAAATCAATTTCTGCAGGGAAACCAGTTCAGTTTACCAAAAGCGTCACCCAGTG CTTCACCAAGGATGGAGTTTTGGTGGAGGGCCTGTTCTGGAAAGATGTTGAGGCTCTAATTAATGATTATGCAGCTGAACCAAAGAAGAGCAAGTGA
- the LOC7490346 gene encoding uncharacterized protein LOC7490346: MANSRKQEFNEDRVEQSNVNDFDDSSSISSAGGTSTAGSGRVSAERSEPSEAGLTERLTDILVDQGDGDLLLQRNNREDRVLQWLQALDMQVMGACRADERLKPLLKLNASSGVAEDRLLAHLSQHFEPSEVGMLARCFCIPLVSIRVGKINKQGTLLCPTTIRGDLNLTLLPASGLRLSFIGDDGSTERLFTLSSKTHCPAVEVHEIPADSSGRSFNLKISDGRVFYFWCSEKSKLLGIELLAKMKDVLKRKPSIADLTGISKSRLDCFATHLRAFLVGSNGREISTCSLATSSTTPDVSDSTSTTKSLRSRHTGSLAVKTNSAYQGSLSPRSSSFKEGLPRSLSSSRNATREKLRRRVDNHLSAVDNIMAALPLSIDVTCNQSGNEKLQEAKSCPLAPSSVLESLGKLSLPPIQLPVSHVLSSPHVFSPYYCWCPQGTSSLQYPSTPSEISTSSVESPLLPPFPPLLSTGRPSNLLSPIPPLSLADFPSLDFPALLPDPLVRLPIPSSQQIPTFTPLMCDPIVHIPLIDVCSSGQGYLVSAGPTIAGPIPPLHPRLVNPLIPETAESVVEKGARETLRLLISSTSQTNSQFMNVLPVVLTNTDQTSILAGGSWSLYTGTRDVDAIANRIATMGLVSLSESSIGNSVADISGGCDNTNALPDNLPDGSSVLGGPYSEDEGTMFSNAGKGTN; the protein is encoded by the exons ATGGCTAATTCTAGAAAGCAAGAATTCAACGAAGATCGCGTTGAACAATCAAACGTTAACGATTTCGACGACTCATCGTCGATATCGAGCGCCGGTGGAACCTCTACCGCGGGATCTGGCAGGGTTTCGGCAGAGCGGAGCGAGCCAAGTGAGGCTGGGTTAACGGAGCGATTGACGGACATTCTAGTGGACCAAGGAGACGGAGATTTGTTGCTTCAAAGGAACAATCGTGAAGATAGGGTTTTGCAGTGGCTGCAAGCGCTAGACATGCAGGTCATGGGAGCTTGTAGAGCTGATGAGAGGTTAAAGCCGTTGTTGAAACTGAATGCTTCCAGTGGCGTGGCCGAGGACCGGCTCTTAGCACATCTCAGCCAG CACTTTGAGCCGTCAGAGGTTGGTATGCTAGCTAGGTGTTTCTGCATACCTCTGGTTTCGATTCGTGTTGGGAAGATTAACAAGCAAGGGACTCTATTGTGCCCGACTACCATAAG GGGGGATTTAAATCTTACACTATTGCCAGCGTCTGGTCTGCGCCTCTCATTCATTGGTGATGATGGTAGTACAGAAAGGCTGTTCACCCTAAGTAGTAAAACCCATTGTCCTGCTGTTGAAGTTCATGAGATCCCTGCAGACAGTTCTGGCCGATCTTTCAACTTAAAGATCTCAGATGGCAGAGTTTTTTACTTTTGGTGCTCGGAGAAATCAAAACTTTTGGGAATTGAATTACTTGCAAAG atGAAAGATGTACTAAAGAGGAAACCATCTATAGCTGATTTAACCGGAATCAGCAAGTCACGTCTTGATTGCTTTGCAACTCACCTTCGGGCCTTCCTTGTGGGAAGCAATGGCAGGGAAATTTCTACTTGTTCTCTTGCCACTTCTTCTACCACTCCGGACGTCTCTGATTCAACCTCCACAACAAAGTCTCTTCGTTCCAGGCATACTGGCAGTCTGGCAGTCAAAACGAATTCAGCTTATCAGGGAAGTCTCAGTCCTAGATCAAGTTCCTTCAAAGAGGGCCTACCCAGAAGCTTGTCTTCTTCAAGGAATGCCACCAGGGAAAAGTTAAGGCGTCGTGTGGACAACCATCTTTCAGCAGTTGATAACATAATGGCTGCATTGCCACTCAGCATTGATGTGACTTGCAATCAATCCGGGAATGAAAAATTGCAGGAAGCTAAGAGCTGCCCTTTGGCACCCTCTAGTGTTCTTGAATCTCTTGGTAAATTGTCTTTGCCACCAATTCAGCTCCCCGTGTCTCATGTTCTGTCTAGTCCACATGTTTTCTCTCCGTACTATTGTTGGTGCCCCCAAGGTACATCGAGTTTGCAATATCCTTCCACACCTTCAGAAATATCTACCTCATCGGTTGAATCACCTTTACTGCCCCCCTTTCCTCCATTATTATCCACCGGTAGACCATCCAACCTGTTAAGCCCTATACCACCTCTCAGTTTGGCTGACTTCCCCTCGCTGGATTTTCCTGCTTTGCTGCCAGACCCATTAGTTCGGTTGCCAATTCCGAGTTCACAGCAAATCCCAACTTTCACTCCTTTAATGTGTGACCCCATTGTTCACATTCCACTCATTGATGTTTGTTCCTCGGGTCAAGGCTACCTGGTCAGTGCTGGACCGACTATTGCAGGTCCTATTCCACCTTTGCACCCAAGACTTGTAAACCCATTGATTCCTGAAACTGCTGAATCTGTGGTGGAGAAGGGTGCGAGAGAGACTCTGAGACTGCTTATCAGCAGTACAAGCCAAACCAATTCTCAATTCATGAATGTCCTACCAGTTGTGCTAACCAATACTGATCAGACGAGTATACTTGCTGGTGGAAGCTGGAGCCTTTACACAGGAACCAGAGATGTGGATGCTATTGCAAATAGAATTGCCACCATGGGCCTGGTTTCATTGTCCGAGTCCTCTATAGGCAACAGTGTTGCAGATATAAGTGGCGGCTGTGATAATACCAACGCTTTGCCTGATAATCTGCCTGATGGATCTAGCGTTTTGGGTGGGCCATATTCTGAAGACGAAGGTACTATGTTTTCGAACGCTGGGAAAGGAACCAATTAA